DNA sequence from the Acipenser ruthenus chromosome 20, fAciRut3.2 maternal haplotype, whole genome shotgun sequence genome:
TGCAGTCCTCTTTCAACTCAATAGAAGCCTATTTCAGGTGGATTTTATTGCTGTAAATAGTATGGAAGTGTTAATGCACTGTTGGccacattgttttatgtttttatccCTTTGTAACGTGGTATTTACtattctaaaaatgaaaaaaatatgggTTGTAAAAACTGAGATTTAATATGGGTCGGGAAGATTGGGGTTATTGAAACATCTTTCCAGGAAAGAATCAAATTCCCATTACCGTGGAGACTGGTGACAGATTGTCATTGTGATCCATTTGGGATTTCTCCTGCTCTTAAACACCTTGTTGTCTTGTCAACAGAACCGATAAATGTCATCTTCCTTTCACTCTCACGGCTTTGAAACACtttcagaaaaacaattaaatctTTTCCCTTTCTAAATCCtgaaaaatataaacataaatgcGGTATAGGGTGGTATAGTGCATGAAGGCTCTAGCCTGTCTTGTTTGGTCTAGTCTCCAATTATTGTAAAATGGTCAACAATTGGCAAGCTGTGTTGATGGGCATGGAGAttggactgctccctccctcactaaCACAAAGGTGCTCCTTTCATTCCAggtcagggcaggcttgaggcatggagactgaactgctccctcaccccctatgAGAAAGGGTTatccctccagttcagggcaggcttgaggcgaggagactgaactgctccctcaccccctcagAAAGGGTTATCCCTCCGgttcagggcaggcttgaggcatggtgactgaactgctccctcactccctaAGAAGAAGGTGTGAAACATGGTAGCAAGGGGATTTAAGGGAGCTCACATTGCCACTGCATGTGCTTTGCCTACACTGCggaggacaaatacagataaatcCAGTTCCCTATACTGTCAAACCAGCACCTGTTATAAACACTAAAATGCAGGGCTGGTCAGATGGACCTACATTTAACACACTTAGTGTAAAAAAGGCAGATCTGTTCAATGCTGTACATAGAAACAGATTATACTGGAACACTGTTGGGTCTACCTCTGCATtttcacaatactgtacaatatacaaATGTGAGTGGCCTCTGTTCATACCAATGTCAAGTTATTGAAGCTCAAAACGTTCTGGCTGCTCTTTGCAGTCGGGTAGGCAAGGTAGGATGGATAAATAGCTGATATTTCTGTTATGAACAGTTTATGATGATCCAGGAGTGAATGGTGTATTGTGTTTGACAAAATGTTATGCAAAAGAAGCAAAACAGAATATAGCACCTTATTTCATAATGTGTAAAAGTCCCCGTGCGTTGTGTCTGAGGTGCTGTGTTATTGCTTCAGGTAACGGTACTGCCCCTTTAAGGCAAACAGATTATTAAGCTGTGAAAGGCTCCGTTGTTGGCTGACGCTCAGTGCTCAGCGCGCACTTGCCTCTCCAACTTAGAACAGACCTGATGCACAATTCTCAGAGCTAGCCAGGTAGAAGCGCAGGGGACACAAGCCCTGCAATGGAACACAGATTGACCTGTTGCTTCGGGAAGCGCACCCACGTGGAATGTCTCCCTGCTTTCTGGTAAGCTTTCTCTGGTGTCCCCACATTCCAACAGCAGCAATGGACGAAGGCAGGGTATTTTTCAGAAATGACAGCTACGTCTGTAATGACAGTACAGGGGTGGACCTGGGAAACGAAAAGGAAGGGGGCCCCGAGGTGATCATTGTGCCCGTGATTTTTGGATTCATATTTCTGCTGGGCATCATTGGGAACACTTTGGTCATGATAGTCATTGGAAGAATCAAGTCCAGGAGGTCGAGGAGCATAACCAACATTTTTATCGTCAATTTGAGTATAGCGGACTTGTCCTTTCTGCTCTTCTGCGTCCCGTTCCAAGCCACGATTTATTCCTTGCCGGAGTGGGTATTTGGGGCTTTCTTCTGCAAGTTCGTGCATTACTTTGTGATGGTGAGCATGCTGGTGAGCATCTTCACCCTGGTCGCCATGTCCATTGACAGGTACATCGCTGTGGTGCATTCCAAGAGGTCCCCCTGCATCCGCAACAAGAAGAACGCCTTTATTGGGGTCACCACTATCTGGGTGCTGTCGTTTGTATTCGCCATCCCAGTCGCCCAACACCAGACTCTTACTAGCCACCGAGAAGCCCCCAACAGCTCGTTCTGCTGGGAGGAATGGGCTGACACGACAACCAAACAAGCCTACAAAGTGACCATCTTGATAATCGGATACCTGCTGCCTTTGGTGTTAATAACGTGGTGCTATGCCAAGGTAAGATGTTCCTTTGTGAAGACACGAACAAACAGACTATTCCATGGCTaataatgcagtactcctgtcatttatattatttatttttaaaattcaatttgtGGAAAGGCTTACAAGATGAGGTAACATGAAAAAGATTATTTTAGAATAAGAGCATAACTGTATTTGATAGTGTATTTTTGATTAGTACAGTACCTACTAACTGTAAAATAACcttaccctatatatatatatatatatatatatatatatatatatacacatatcctCAATAGGATGGCAaacaacaatacaattaaaaacaagaaaataataataataataataataataataataataataataataattaaagtatcTAAGCATTTTGTATTCAATTTCAAAACATATTCCTGCTATCCCAGGCTGAAAGCATGTAGAAATAAACTCGTTCTGGAGGAGAGAAAAATGAAATAAGGCATTAATGCAAAAACgctagttattttatttatttatttattcatttttgctTTCAATGTTCCTTGTGAAGGTGCAAGAGCAGTTAAAGCGCAAAGCGCATACAGGTGGCGACGTTTCAGTCACAACCGTGGCTATCATCAGTGAACCATCCATCACAATTTCAATAAATATTCAAGGCAATTAATGCACATGTAGCGTCTCACCTAAACATTGTTATAatttttaattagtcatttagctgACGATTTGATCCAAAGCGACTACGGTGAACTGTGCAGCACACctgctgttgcagagtcacttacaatagtacCTCGgctttacgtctcatctgaagtgATTAGGTTCAGACAATTTAATGCTCCTGAAATAAGATCACATAATTAATACATGAATTAACttatatttaaagtatttaagaCACTGAAAATACTGGAATAGTCAGAACTGACAGGGGAAGGGTATATACAGACAGTGTATTCAAGTAATGCTAAACAAAACGTAAAGCACCGTTATCAATGTCTCAGTGTGGAAATGATGTCACTGCTTTAGCCAGGTCAAAAACTGTACTTAAGTCCCTTGTGGGATGCTGGAGATTAGGCAACATTTGCTCTGTCTGCTGCAGTACTGAAGCTTGTGCTGTGAAGCACCAGGGCACTACTGCTCTGCTTTTACTGCCCCAGAAAATGGATGCGGATATACCCTCTGAACAAACAAGTGCTATTAGTGCTGTTATAAATGGCTGTCTGAGGAAATGTGTcttttattttaatcaaatatttacagCAGGGATATCTGCACTTAATAACCCAAGGGAACTTTTTTATATTACAAAGCAAAACTgcggactggagtttgacactcTGCCTGAAATGCacagtttaaatacattatttatttatttatttatttatttatttatgtgtttatttgttaaattacatttaaggCTCTTAAATCTAAAATCCTGTTTGCAGTTCCGCTCTTCTTTTTGAAGGATCAGTGTCCAGGAAATATGTTTGTGCATTGCTTTCTATCTACTTTCCTTCATAACATGACTTTAactcaggggtggccaaagttccagtcctggtctttgttccaaccctgttctaaattgtttaattgatccaattaaacctccatccagacactaaagtagttaattatataattttatcTGCTAAACCtgaagtggaatggccctccaagaCCGTGATTGAACACCCCTGCTTTAACGGATTTGATGCATGTTTCAGCGCTGGAGCAGTCGTACTGAGCTGGAAAGATAAGCGAATGACGTTCATACAGTAGGGAGCTGACGGCTGGAGACTCATATCAAATGCAGCGGCCATTAATATCAAGGCTGAGAAGGAGGCAGGTGCACCCCATCACCTGACAAAAAGTTAACGTATGCTTTCTTTGAATCATACACCCGTTTTCTAATGATTTAACCCTTATACAACAGATACAACTTGCACCTCTGTAGCCTAGACACCATTGCAATTGGGCCCTTTGGGTAACAAGGCTTAGGAAAAGAATTCAAGGTGCTTGTGAGATGTATTTGTGCTCCTCAGCAGGGCAGGTAGCTGTTCTGTGTAGGGTTTGGCAAATCTGACATGTCCCAGATGCAAAAGACCTTTACGATGCTGGCAGTGGAAAacgaaacacattttataaaagcTGCCTGTTGCTGTGACATTAACTTTCATTGGTTGACTTGTGCATGCTTATGCAAGCATTTTCTGATGTTGGTTAAGTCGAACAGTAAATAACTGAAATACCACCAGTCATGtgctttaatttgtgttttttttttcttgtaggtTTTGTATCACCTTCATAAAAAAGTGAAAAATATGTCCAGGAAATCAAAGAGATCTAAGAGAAAGGTAAGTTTTCAATGTCACCAGATGAAACGGGCACTCGTTTTCTTCAATGTCACCAGATGAAACGGGCACTTGTTTTCTTCAATGTCACCAGATGAAACGGGCACTCGTTTTCTTCAATGTCACCAGATGAAACGGGCACTTGTTTTTTCAATGTCACCAGATGAAACGGGCACTCGTTTTCTTCAATGTCACCAGATGAAACGGGCACTCGTTTTGTTCGAGACTTTCCTGTGACCGCCGATCCTCTGTGTACTCAGCACAGACGATGCCAtctttttaaaaaccaaaaattgAAATCAGTATATTCTGTGATGCCAATGAGCATTATTGTATTGTAAGAAGGTGCTGTCTCACAATAGAACTAGTTTAAAAAAGCCTTTGTATTGCAGGGTAATTAATTTTGAATGGCATTTCactcattttttcacatttccttgCCTTTTTTGAAGTTAACAATCACTCTTGAGCTGTTTGAATCATCTTTCTCTGTATCGGAACCCACCCGGCACTATCTGtgcctgtagaatcctagttgTCGGCTCCTTTTAGTGCTTCCTGATCCCAAAGAAATTAACAGGATACAGTGGCTAGCAACTGTAGTCAAAATTACTCTTACGAAGGTACAGGAAaggtgaataaaataaataatggtacTTGAAGCTGTGAACCCTTTAAACACTGCGATTAGTGAAGTATGAAGGTCTGGTGCTTGTCTGGTattgatggaaaaaaaaacactcactctCCCTTAACAGGATGTCACTCAAGGGATAAGATTCTTTCCATGCTAATGCAGGTTTGCATTATAATGAAAGCAAGCCCTGTGTACTGTCCCCTAACACCTGGTGCATGTCTGAACTCTGTACAGGAGTGCTCTCCAACAGGGGAGGAAGGTACTTGATCCCAAAAAGTGTTAGGCTTTGAAGCAAATCAATTGAATTACTCCATTCCACTGTACAGTACTTGAAGATATGCACTCTAATATGGAATTGTAATTAATGTATGCAAAAGAATAACACTGCACCAATCCTGTGCATACTTTGTACAGCAGTTGAGGTTCATTGGGGTTGAGATTCTTAAGATCTTTTATCAGTCCAAATACAGCAGGCCTGCATTGCACTTGTAGGCATTGGATGAAAGGTCAATTACTGCAGTGCGCTACTTGGAGCGTTGAGCCAGCACCTGTAAAGCTGTGCAGAGTTTTAGGCAGGCAACTCTAAATACGCTTGCAGATGTTATCATTTGATTGACAGGAAAATCCTTGTAACCATCACCAAAAGCCAAGCAACCGTCAATCAGTGGCACCTACCAATAGTATTGAAGCCTGATACATTGAACCCTCCCTCGAGATGTGTCATGCAATACAGAAAcgtgtgctctgattggctgaaagatcctgagcagtctataatAATTGAAACATGAACTAATAGATCTCAAGCTGTAGATTTTGAGATCTCTTTAATTGATCACCAAAGTCCTGCATATTGCATGCAAAACCATTATATTCTATGAACCTGCTGCAATAAAAGCACTGTCTACCACAGAACCCTTGACTGAAGAGGTGTAATTGTGAACCTAAACAGCCCATAGACAGTCAACACACACTTGACCAGGCCGTTTACAGTTTCATCGACCATCGTctgaaaatatatttcaatagaaaatcaaTATCTGCTGTCCAGTTCGCCATCGTAGACATTTTAAATTCTCTAAAACACCCTTTTCAGGTGAAGCTGCTCCTTCATTCAAAATTGATTTGCATTAAAGGGTATCGTTAACCTTTCCCTctttgattgtattttttttaaaaagatctcATTCAGTAGAAGTGAAGGGTCGGATAATCAGTGCTAACCTGTGATTAGGGTTAGAGGAGAGATGCCTGATGTGGGCATATCCTTTACTAAACCTCTTTGTGTAGGAGAACAATACACTTTTATGTAAAGCAGCCTATTCAAGTAATTAACAGTACTTGCTAAATAACAGTTCATTACCAAATTCAATTCAGTTCTTTTTCAGGTTATATGAAAATGATAAATCTATTGATTAACTGCAGATATATTGTCAGCAGTGGCATATTTCAAATCTCCATGTGATGTTGTTTTTAAGGACCTCGTCCACAAAATGGGGACTTTTATGGGCTGGACGTatcttgattttgcaccaatcaTCACCAAAAAATTCTTATACACCCCTAGCCTCCTGTATCAATCAACAGATCAAAACCTTTATTCATACACGAGTCAATTGAGAGCCGATTTGTATTACCATGACGACCTGGAGGCTCTCAAtaccacagcaaacaacaaaaACCACAAAATCAAGTCTAGGactagatttgtttttattacagggCATTCAGTTGCAATTGACCTTGAAGCAGGATACATACAATTGCAAGGCGGTAGGCTGAATGAATACACAGTGGTACTGTGCTCTTGAAAGTTAAAGCAAGGGAGCAAGTACATGAAAGAattggaaatgtatttttgaaaGGAGTTATTTCTCTAGTCAGTGTTAAAAGTTGTTGGAGCCAGATACTTTGTTTCAATCTCT
Encoded proteins:
- the LOC117425551 gene encoding galanin receptor type 1-like → MSPCFLVSFLWCPHIPTAAMDEGRVFFRNDSYVCNDSTGVDLGNEKEGGPEVIIVPVIFGFIFLLGIIGNTLVMIVIGRIKSRRSRSITNIFIVNLSIADLSFLLFCVPFQATIYSLPEWVFGAFFCKFVHYFVMVSMLVSIFTLVAMSIDRYIAVVHSKRSPCIRNKKNAFIGVTTIWVLSFVFAIPVAQHQTLTSHREAPNSSFCWEEWADTTTKQAYKVTILIIGYLLPLVLITWCYAKVLYHLHKKVKNMSRKSKRSKRKTAQTVLLVVAVFLICWMPHHIIAMWAEFGAFPLNDASFAFRIISHCLAYGNSCINPILYAFLSENFRKACQQVFTCKFLFPPPPEEKVVRIRMENFSATHSTTNV